taataaaaacgttaaagTATATAGTGAACAAGTATATCGATTTAAACATTCATTGTTGCCTCTTCAGTTACTTTCGTTCAAGccaatgaataaaaatacatacattattatcatGACTTTTAACCTGAATATGTAGGCAGAGGCGTATTAAATACTTCAGATATAAAtgtgttcaaataaaataaaaaattggtcTTATTACAAGCACATTATGGTGTTTGAAAGCAGGATGACATAAAAAAAAGGCAAGGAtccttaaaaatactttattccCTTCTTAGGCTACAAACTCATAGGGGATGGGAGCCAATAACACAGGTTTCTCAGTACCACTGACAATGTGAGCGGGCTTGGGTCCCTCAGGTTGTCTCTTAAGGTGAGCGATTGTGCCGGAGGCCTTGGCTTCCTTCAGGAGCTTCTCATTCTGCTTCACCCTGGTGAGGAAGTCCTGTCTGCACTTGGAGTGCTTGACGTGCTCAATGCGGATGTTGATGCGCTTGGGTAGGATTCTGCCACGGACGCGCTTGTTGACGATCACGCCGAGAGCGTGCTGTGTCACGTTGTATACACGGCCAGTCTTTCCGTGGTACACTTTGTGTGGCATACCCTTCTGGACTGCACCATTACCCtggaaagtaaaaataaaatatcagtatGATGAAGAGCAGTAGTGATGTATTTTAAATCAGTAGCATTTGTTATGGCGGGTCAAGaagtattaacaaaaatattgaatttatggGGAGAACTGAATCATAATAATCGTATCTCATACTTTCAATACAATGCAGTAGAAACAATACAATGTCGAGAATTCGTTTTCAGTGTCAGTACAATCACAGTAAACAAATCTCAATACATAACATAACCTACTGCTGAAAATTACTATCGAGGATGACATGT
Above is a window of Anticarsia gemmatalis isolate Benzon Research Colony breed Stoneville strain chromosome 7, ilAntGemm2 primary, whole genome shotgun sequence DNA encoding:
- the RpL21 gene encoding ribosomal protein L21 is translated as MTNSKGYRRGTRDLFARRFRTHGTIPLSTYMKVYKVGDIVDIRGNGAVQKGMPHKVYHGKTGRVYNVTQHALGVIVNKRVRGRILPKRINIRIEHVKHSKCRQDFLTRVKQNEKLLKEAKASGTIAHLKRQPEGPKPAHIVSGTEKPVLLAPIPYEFVA